The Streptomyces sp. NBC_01317 genomic interval ACGACGGATCGACGATCGCGGAACGCGTACCAGCCAGCAGGGGCGGGGCCATGGAGCAGACACAGACCAGCCACAACGGGGTCGCGGCGACGCCGGGAGCCCAGCGAAGGGTCCTGGTCGTCGAGGACGACGCGACCATCGTCGACGCCATCGCCGCGCGGCTGCGGGCCGAGGGTTTCCTGGTCCAGACGGCGGTGGACGGCCCCGCCGCCGTCGACGCGGCCGAGGCCTGGCAGCCGGACGTGATGGTCCTCGACGTGATGCTGCCCGGCTTCGACGGCCTGGAGGTCTGCCGCCGCGTCCAGGCGCAGCGCCCCGTGCCGGTGCTGATGCTGACCGCCCGCGACGACGAGACCGACATGCTCGTGGGACTCGGCGTCGGCGCCGACGACTACATGACCAAGCCCTTCTCCATGCGGGAGCTGGCGGCGCGCGTGCACGTGCTGCTGCGCCGCGTGGAGCGCGCGGCGCTGGCCGCCGTCACCCCCCGCAGCGGCATCCTGCGCCTCGGCGAGCTGGAGATCGACCACGCGCAGCGCCGGGTACGGGTGCGCGGTGAGGACGTCCACCTGACGCCCACCGAGTTCGACCTGCTGGTCTGCCTGGCGAGCACCCCCCGCGCGGTGCTCTCCCGCGAGCAGCTCCTCGCCGAGGTGTGGGACTGGGCGGACGCGTCGGGCACCCGTACGGTCGACAGCCACATCAAGGCGCTGCGCCGGAAGATCGGCGCCGAGCGGATCCGTACGGTCCACGGGGTGGGGTACGCCCTGGAGACCCCGGCCCCATGACCCGCTCCCGGGACGGCGCGCGCCGGGGAGCCGCCCCGCGCGGCGGTCGCGGCGGTCCTTTCGACGGCCCGTACGGCGGACAGCGCGGCGGACCCCGGACAGGACCGGGCGGCCGGCCCAAGCATCCCGGCCGGCGCGCCGGGGTCCCGGAGAAGACGGGGCTGCGCCCCTTCTCCATCAAGACCAAGCTCGGCACGCTGGTGGTCGTCTCCGTCTTCATCACCACCGGCCTGCTGATGGTGGCCCTCCGCACGGAGACCGAGCTGCGCTTCATCACCGTCTTCTCGGTGATCGCCACGCTCCTCATCACCCAGTTCGTGGCCCACGGCCTCACCGCGCCCCTCGACGAGATGAACACCGTCGCGAAGGGCATATCGCACGGCGACTACACCCGCCGGGTCAGCGGCATCGACCGCCGCGACGAGCTGGGCGACCTCGCCGCCACCATCAACCGCATGGCGGACGACCTGGAGGCCGTGGACCGGCACCGCAAGGAGCTGGTCGCCAACGTCTCGCACGAACTGCGCACCCCCATCGCGGCGCTGCGCGCGGTCCTGGAGAACGTCGTGGACGGCGTGTCCGCCGCCGACCCGGAGACGATGCGCACCGCCCTGCGGCAGACGGAACGGCTGGGCCGGCTCACCGAGACGCTGCTCGACCTGTCCAGGCTCGACAACGGCGTGGTGACACTCAGGGCCCAGCGCTTCGAGGTGTGGCCGTACCTGTCCGGCGTACTCAAAGAGGCCAATCTGGCCGCGTCGCAGCGCGCGCTCAGCTCCGGGTCCGGCAACCACACCCGTACGGACGTCCACCTCCATCTGGACGTCTCGCCGCCGGAACTGACCGCGCACGCGGACGCGGAGCGCCTGCACCAGGTCGTCGCCAACCTCATCGACAACGCGGTCAAGCACAGCCCGCCGCACGGACGGGTGACGGTACGGGCCCGGCGCGGCCCCCGCCCCGAGTCGCTGGACCTGGAGGTCCAGGACGAAGGTCCCGGGATACCGGAGGCCGAACGGCACCGCGTCTTCGAGCGGTTCAACCGCGGCAGCGCGCCCTCGCCGCACGGTCCTGGCAGCGACGGGGGCACCGGTCTGGGGCTGGCGATCGCCCGCTGGGCGGTCGATCTGCACGGCGGGCGCATCGGTGTGGCCGAATCCGCACGCGGCTGCCGGATACGCGTCACTCTTCCGGGAATTCCCCAGCCCCGGGATTGACGTAGAGTTCGGACTTGTAAGCGCACGATCTCCGGGTACGGAGTCGGGGACGGGCGGACTGCGGGCCGCGGACCCGCCGTAGCCGGGCACAGTGCTTCACGGGCGCTCTCCCGGCGAGGCGAACCGGGCTTGTTTCCCGCCATTTCATACGCTGAAACCTGCCGTCAGATGTGACTTGCACGACGATGGCCCGCCTGGCCTGCACCTGGGGGCCCGGTTAGGCGTAGCCTTGATTCCCGCTGTCCATCACCTTGTGAAGCGGAAGAGGGCGGTTCACGCCGTGTCGTCTCAGTCCCCCAGTAAGCCGAGTATCTCGACCGATGAAGACGGGCAGGGGAAGAACCCCGCCGCCGCCTTCGGCGCCAATGAATGGCTCGTCGACGAGATCTACCAGCAGTACCTCCAGGACCCGAATTCGGTCGACCGCGCCTGGTGGGACTTCTTCGCCGACTACAAGCCGGGCACGCCCGGTACGGCGGACAAGCCGGCGGAGACCGCCGCAGCGGGAGCTGCGGTGACCCCGGCCTCCACACCGGCGGCCGCCCCGACCCCGACAGCCACCCCGGCACCGCAGGCCACGGCACCGGCACGGCCCGCCGCGGCACCGGCGCAGGCCCCGGCCGCCGCTCCCGCCCCGCAGGCACAGCCCGCGCAGGCACCGGCCCCGGCCGCCGCCGCTCCCGTACAGCAGGCACAGCAGGCACAGCCCGCGCCCGTGACCACCGCGCCGGTCACCCCGAAGCCCGCGACGGCCCCGGCCGCGGCGAAGCCGTCCACGAACGGCAACGCCCCCGCCGCGCCGGCCGCCGCCGAAGGCCCGGAGTACGTGACGCTGCGCGGCCCGTCCGCCGCGGTCGCGAAGAACATGAACGCGTCGCTGGAGCTGCCCACGGCCACGTCCGTGCGCGCGGTCCCGGTGAAGCTGCTGTTCGACAACCGCATCGTCATCAACAACCACCTGAAGCGCGCGCGGGGCGGCAAGATCTCCTTCACGCACCTCATCGGGTACGCGATGGTGCAGGCGCTCAAGGCCATGCCGACGATGAACTACTCCTTCACGGAGAAGGACGGCAAGCCGACCCTCGTCAAGCCCGAGCACGTCAACCTGGGCCTGGCAATCGACCTGGTGAAGCCGAACGGCGACCGCCAGCTCGTCGTGGCCGGCATCAAGAAGGCCGAGACGCTCAACTTCTTCGAGTTCTGGCAGGCGTACGAGGACATCGTCCGGCGCGCCCGTACGAACAAGCTGACGATGGAGGACTTCACCGGAGTCACCGCGTCGCTGACCAACCCCGGTGGCATCGGCACCGTCCACTCCGTGCCGCGCCTGATGCCCGGTCAGGGCCTCATCCTCGGCGTCGGCGCGATGGACTACCCCGCCGAGTTCCAGGGCACCTCGCAGGACACCCTGAACAAGCTGGGCATCTCCAAGGTCATGACGCTGACCTCGACGTACGACCACCGCGTCATCCAGGGCGCCGCCTCCGGCGAGTTCCTGCGCATCCTCAGCCAACTGCTGCTCGGCGAGAACGACTTCTTCGACGAGATCTTCAAGTCGCTGCGGATCCCGTACGAGCCGGTCCGCTGGCTCAAGGACATCGACGCCTCCCACGACGAGGACGTCACCAAGCCCGCCCGGGTCTTCGAGCTGATCCACTCCTACCGGGTCCGCGGCCACGTCATGGCCGACACCGACCCGCTGGAGTACCGCCAGCGCAAGCACCCCGACCTGGACATCACCGAGCACGGGCTCACGCTGTGGGACCTGGAGCGGGAGTTCGCGGTCGGCGGGTTCGCCGGCAAGTCCATGATGAAGCTGCGCGACATCCTGGGCGTGCTGCGCGAGTCGTACTGCCGCACCACCGGCATCGAGTTCATGCACATCCAGGACCCGAAGCAGCGCAAGTGGCTCCAGGACCGCGTCGAGCGCCCGCGCGGCAAGCCGGAGCGCGAGGAGCAGCTGCGGATCCTGCGCCGGCTCAACGCCGCCGAGGCGTTCGAGACGTTCCTCCAGACCAAGTACGTGGGCCAGAAGCGCTTCTCGCTGGAGGGCGGGGAGTCCGTCATCCCGCTGCTGGACGCGGTCCTCGACTCCGCCGCCGAGGCGCGCCTGGACGAGGTCGTCGTGGGCATGGCCCACCGCGGCCGCCTCAACGTCCTCGCGAACATCGTGGGCAAGTCGTACGCGCAGATCTTCCGCGAGTTCGAGGGCAACCTCGACCCGAAGTCGATGCACGGCTCCGGTGACGTGAAGTACCACCTGGGCGCCAGCGGCACCTTCACCGGCCTGGACGGCGAGCAGATCAAGGTCTCGCTGGCCGCGAACCCCTCGCACCTGGAGGCGGTCGACCCGATCCTCGAAGGCATCGCCCGCGCCAAGCAGGACATCATCAACAAGGCGGGCACGGACTTCACCGTCCTGCCCGTCGCGCTCCACGGCGACGCGGCCTTCGCGGGCCAGGGTGTGGTCGCCGAGACGCTCAACATGTCGCAGCTGCGCGGCTACCGCACCGGCGGCACGGTCCACATCGTGATCAACAATCAGGTCGGCTTCACCGCCGCCCCGGAGGCGTCCCGCTCGTCCATGTACGCGACCGACGTCGCGCGCATGATCGAGGCGCCGATCATCCACGTGAACGGTGACGACCCGGAGGCGGTCGTCCGCGTCGGGCGGCTGGCGTTCGAGTTCCGCCAGACGTTCAACAAGGACGTCGTGATCGACCTCATCTGCTACCGCCGCCGCGGTCACAACGAGGGCGACAACCCGCAGTTCACCAACCCGCAGATGTACAACCTGATCGACAAGAAGCGCTCGGTGCGCAAGCTCTACACCGAGTCGCTCATCGGTCGCGGCGACATCACGCTGGAAGAGGCGGAGCAGGCGCTCCAGGACTTCCAGGGCCAGCTGGAGAAGGTCTTCGCGGAGGTCCGCGAGGCCACCTCGCAGCCCGCCCCGACCCATGTGCCGGACGCCCAGGCGGAGTTCCCGGTCGCGGTCACCACGGCCGTCTCCCAGGAGGTCGTCAAGCGGATCGCCGAGTCGCAGGTCGCCATCCCCGACACGGTCACCGTCCACCCCCGCCTGATGCCGCAGCTCCAGCGCCGCGCGTCGTCCGTGGACGACGGCACGATCGACTGGGGCATGGGCGAGACCCTCGCCATCGGCTCGCTGCTGATGGAGGGCACGCCGGTCCGGCTGTCGGGCCAGGACACCCGGCGCGGTACGTTCGGCCAGCGCCACGCGGTCCTGGTCGACCAGGAGACCGGCGAGGACTACACCCCGCTGCTCTACCTGACCGACGACCAGGCCCGGTACAACGTCTACGACTCGCTGCTCAGCGAGTACGCGGCGATGGGCTTCGAGTACGGCTACTCCCTCGCGAGGCCGGAATCGCTGGTCATGTGGGAGGCGCAGTTCGGTGACTTCGTCAACGGCGCGCAGACGGTCGTCGACGAGTTCATCTCCTCGGCCGAGCAGAAGTGGGGCCAGACGTCCGGCGTCACCCTGCTGCTGCCGCACGGGTACGAGGGCCAGGGCCCGGACCACTCGTCCGCGCGCCCCGAGCGCTTCCTCCAGATGTGCGCGCAGAACAACATGACGGTCGCCATGCCGACGCTGCCGTCGAACTACTTCCACCTGCTGCGCTGGCAGGTCCACAACCCGCACCACAAGCCGCTGATCGTCTTCACCCCGAAGCTGCTGCTGCGTCTCAAAGCGGCCGCGTCGAAGGCGGAGGAGTTCACCACCGGCGGCTTCCGCCCGGTGATCGGCGACACGGCGGTCGCGGCGGGCACGGTCGATCCGGCCGCGGTGCGCAAGGTCGTCTTCTGCGCCGGCAAGGTCTACTACGACCTGGAGGCCGAGCGGCAGAAGCGCGGTTCGACGGACACGGCGATCCTGCGCCTGGAGCGGCTGTACCCGCTGCCGGGCCAGGAACTCCAGGCGGAGATCGCCAAGTTCCCGAACGCCGACAAGTACCTGTGGGCCCAGGAGGAGCCGGCGAACCAGGGCGCGTGGCCGTTCATCGCGCTCAACCTGATCGACCACCTGGACCTGGCGGTCGGCGCCGACATCCCGCACGGTGAGCGTCTGCGCCGCATCTCGCGGCCGCACTCCTCGTCCCCGGCGGTCGGCTCGGCCAAGCGCCACCAGGCGGAGCAGGCCCAG includes:
- a CDS encoding response regulator transcription factor, with amino-acid sequence MEQTQTSHNGVAATPGAQRRVLVVEDDATIVDAIAARLRAEGFLVQTAVDGPAAVDAAEAWQPDVMVLDVMLPGFDGLEVCRRVQAQRPVPVLMLTARDDETDMLVGLGVGADDYMTKPFSMRELAARVHVLLRRVERAALAAVTPRSGILRLGELEIDHAQRRVRVRGEDVHLTPTEFDLLVCLASTPRAVLSREQLLAEVWDWADASGTRTVDSHIKALRRKIGAERIRTVHGVGYALETPAP
- a CDS encoding HAMP domain-containing sensor histidine kinase translates to MRPFSIKTKLGTLVVVSVFITTGLLMVALRTETELRFITVFSVIATLLITQFVAHGLTAPLDEMNTVAKGISHGDYTRRVSGIDRRDELGDLAATINRMADDLEAVDRHRKELVANVSHELRTPIAALRAVLENVVDGVSAADPETMRTALRQTERLGRLTETLLDLSRLDNGVVTLRAQRFEVWPYLSGVLKEANLAASQRALSSGSGNHTRTDVHLHLDVSPPELTAHADAERLHQVVANLIDNAVKHSPPHGRVTVRARRGPRPESLDLEVQDEGPGIPEAERHRVFERFNRGSAPSPHGPGSDGGTGLGLAIARWAVDLHGGRIGVAESARGCRIRVTLPGIPQPRD
- a CDS encoding multifunctional oxoglutarate decarboxylase/oxoglutarate dehydrogenase thiamine pyrophosphate-binding subunit/dihydrolipoyllysine-residue succinyltransferase subunit, whose amino-acid sequence is MSSQSPSKPSISTDEDGQGKNPAAAFGANEWLVDEIYQQYLQDPNSVDRAWWDFFADYKPGTPGTADKPAETAAAGAAVTPASTPAAAPTPTATPAPQATAPARPAAAPAQAPAAAPAPQAQPAQAPAPAAAAPVQQAQQAQPAPVTTAPVTPKPATAPAAAKPSTNGNAPAAPAAAEGPEYVTLRGPSAAVAKNMNASLELPTATSVRAVPVKLLFDNRIVINNHLKRARGGKISFTHLIGYAMVQALKAMPTMNYSFTEKDGKPTLVKPEHVNLGLAIDLVKPNGDRQLVVAGIKKAETLNFFEFWQAYEDIVRRARTNKLTMEDFTGVTASLTNPGGIGTVHSVPRLMPGQGLILGVGAMDYPAEFQGTSQDTLNKLGISKVMTLTSTYDHRVIQGAASGEFLRILSQLLLGENDFFDEIFKSLRIPYEPVRWLKDIDASHDEDVTKPARVFELIHSYRVRGHVMADTDPLEYRQRKHPDLDITEHGLTLWDLEREFAVGGFAGKSMMKLRDILGVLRESYCRTTGIEFMHIQDPKQRKWLQDRVERPRGKPEREEQLRILRRLNAAEAFETFLQTKYVGQKRFSLEGGESVIPLLDAVLDSAAEARLDEVVVGMAHRGRLNVLANIVGKSYAQIFREFEGNLDPKSMHGSGDVKYHLGASGTFTGLDGEQIKVSLAANPSHLEAVDPILEGIARAKQDIINKAGTDFTVLPVALHGDAAFAGQGVVAETLNMSQLRGYRTGGTVHIVINNQVGFTAAPEASRSSMYATDVARMIEAPIIHVNGDDPEAVVRVGRLAFEFRQTFNKDVVIDLICYRRRGHNEGDNPQFTNPQMYNLIDKKRSVRKLYTESLIGRGDITLEEAEQALQDFQGQLEKVFAEVREATSQPAPTHVPDAQAEFPVAVTTAVSQEVVKRIAESQVAIPDTVTVHPRLMPQLQRRASSVDDGTIDWGMGETLAIGSLLMEGTPVRLSGQDTRRGTFGQRHAVLVDQETGEDYTPLLYLTDDQARYNVYDSLLSEYAAMGFEYGYSLARPESLVMWEAQFGDFVNGAQTVVDEFISSAEQKWGQTSGVTLLLPHGYEGQGPDHSSARPERFLQMCAQNNMTVAMPTLPSNYFHLLRWQVHNPHHKPLIVFTPKLLLRLKAAASKAEEFTTGGFRPVIGDTAVAAGTVDPAAVRKVVFCAGKVYYDLEAERQKRGSTDTAILRLERLYPLPGQELQAEIAKFPNADKYLWAQEEPANQGAWPFIALNLIDHLDLAVGADIPHGERLRRISRPHSSSPAVGSAKRHQAEQAQLVNEVFDA